GAGTCACTGTACGTGAGGGTGCCAGTCACGCTCTGCTGGACGACGTGGCGAAGCAGATTATCGAACAGCTCCAGGAGGACGGGCGTCGACCGTACGCCACCATCGGCAAGGCGGTCGGCCTGTCGGAGGCGGCGGTCCGGCAGCGGGTGCAGCGGCTGCTCGACGCCGGGGTGATGCAGATCGTCGCGGTCACCGATCCGCTCCAGCTCGGCTTCCCCCGGCAGGCCATGATCGGGCTGCGCACGGACGGGGACTTGGAGTCGGTGGCCGACCGGCTGGCCGAGTTCGAGGAGATCGACTACGTGGTGATCACGGCCGGCTCGTTCGACCTGCTGGCCGAGGTGGTCTGCCGCAACGACGCGCACCTGCTGGAGATCCTGCAACGGCTGCGGGCCGTCCACGGCGTCCTGGCCACCGAG
This genomic interval from Micromonospora sp. CCTCC AA 2012012 contains the following:
- a CDS encoding Lrp/AsnC family transcriptional regulator; translated protein: MNNRHLESGNGTRRVTVREGASHALLDDVAKQIIEQLQEDGRRPYATIGKAVGLSEAAVRQRVQRLLDAGVMQIVAVTDPLQLGFPRQAMIGLRTDGDLESVADRLAEFEEIDYVVITAGSFDLLAEVVCRNDAHLLEILQRLRAVHGVLATEAFVYLKLRKQTYSWGTA